The following are encoded together in the Desertifilum tharense IPPAS B-1220 genome:
- a CDS encoding ChaB family protein: MANEYTAERTVSAVFKEEQQINQAIRRLLDRGVDRDHISMMGRNFQSKTKITGFITKKDVILGGLRSGAIFGSLFGSILSLLTGVGVLFIPFLGTVVAAGPLSAILLGAASGAIAGSAGAGLVSVFASLGMSEDKAAVYQTRLEAGDFLVMAEVPADKTGEIQLLLESEGGEEISISDMTLPKPCPGMCNGVDDLSPEVRSHLSEDAQTTFIERYNAVYQEANNSLEAEQAAWETIHQQYTEDENGVWSKQKVTA, translated from the coding sequence ATGGCTAACGAATATACAGCAGAGCGTACTGTTTCCGCAGTATTTAAAGAAGAACAACAAATTAACCAAGCGATTCGTCGCCTCCTCGATCGCGGGGTGGATCGCGATCATATTTCGATGATGGGCCGTAACTTTCAATCTAAAACGAAAATTACGGGCTTTATTACTAAAAAAGATGTAATTTTAGGCGGCCTTAGAAGCGGCGCAATTTTTGGATCGCTGTTTGGTTCTATCCTGAGTTTACTGACGGGAGTCGGCGTTCTGTTTATTCCCTTTTTGGGAACCGTTGTAGCAGCAGGGCCATTAAGTGCCATTTTACTAGGGGCAGCCAGCGGCGCGATCGCAGGTAGCGCTGGGGCTGGTTTAGTCTCGGTTTTCGCCTCCTTGGGGATGTCAGAAGATAAAGCCGCCGTCTATCAAACCCGCTTGGAAGCTGGCGATTTTCTGGTGATGGCTGAAGTTCCCGCCGACAAAACGGGCGAAATTCAACTGCTGTTAGAAAGCGAAGGTGGCGAAGAAATCTCAATCTCCGATATGACCCTTCCCAAACCTTGTCCGGGGATGTGTAATGGGGTGGATGACCTTTCGCCGGAAGTGCGATCGCACCTTTCCGAAGACGCGCAAACAACCTTCATCGAGCGCTACAATGCCGTTTACCAGGAAGCGAACAACTCCCTAGAAGCCGAACAAGCCGCTTGGGAAACCATTCATCAACAATACACAGAAGACGAAAACGGGGTTTGGTCTAAACAGAAAGTCACCGCCTAG
- the rpmA gene encoding 50S ribosomal protein L27: MAHKKGTGSTRNGRDSNAQRLGVKRFGGQVVRAGNILVRQRGTKFHPGNNVGIGKDDTLFALIDGIVTFERKDRTRKKVSVYAAESAS, translated from the coding sequence ATGGCTCATAAGAAAGGTACAGGGAGTACGCGTAACGGTCGCGACTCTAATGCCCAGAGATTAGGCGTTAAACGGTTCGGCGGTCAAGTGGTACGCGCCGGAAATATTCTGGTTCGCCAACGGGGAACGAAGTTTCACCCCGGTAATAATGTCGGAATTGGCAAGGATGACACCTTATTTGCCCTCATTGATGGCATTGTCACCTTTGAACGCAAAGACAGAACCCGCAAGAAAGTCAGCGTCTATGCGGCTGAGTCTGCGTCCTAA
- a CDS encoding DUF4112 domain-containing protein, with translation MAQPHPPPRPKIVLSESQHLILKRLRRISRVLDNAVGIPGTRYRVGIDPLLGLLPGGGDVVGSALSGYILYEASRLGVPRETLGRMAFNIIVDTLVGTVPAFGDLFDVAWKANAMNLELLESHLEAPKVSAKADKWFVVLLLVGIAIVVFAAGAFTLWMLQLLWRLLSGNL, from the coding sequence ATGGCGCAGCCTCACCCGCCTCCTCGACCCAAAATTGTTTTATCTGAGTCTCAACACCTGATCTTAAAGCGCTTGCGGCGGATTAGTCGGGTTCTGGATAACGCAGTTGGCATTCCCGGAACTCGCTATCGCGTGGGGATCGATCCGTTACTCGGACTCTTACCGGGGGGTGGCGATGTGGTGGGTTCTGCTCTTTCGGGCTATATCTTATATGAAGCCTCGCGCTTGGGCGTTCCCAGGGAAACCCTAGGGCGAATGGCTTTTAATATTATTGTCGATACCTTAGTGGGTACGGTGCCTGCGTTTGGCGATTTGTTTGATGTCGCCTGGAAAGCGAATGCGATGAATCTAGAACTGCTAGAATCGCATCTCGAAGCGCCAAAAGTGAGTGCTAAGGCCGATAAGTGGTTTGTGGTCTTGCTTTTAGTGGGAATTGCCATCGTCGTTTTTGCGGCAGGTGCGTTTACCCTGTGGATGTTGCAACTGCTGTGGCGCTTACTCAGCGGGAATCTTTAG
- the rplU gene encoding 50S ribosomal protein L21 translates to MSYAIIETGGKQLRVEPGRFYDIELLPVEEDGSVSIEKVLFVAHEDDVHIGQPLVEGATVEGTVLRHFRARKVLVYKMKPKKKTRKKRGHRQEVTRLMINSINLNGAVLASAETAEAATAAE, encoded by the coding sequence ATGAGTTACGCAATTATTGAAACTGGCGGGAAACAACTGCGAGTAGAACCCGGACGCTTCTACGACATCGAACTGCTGCCCGTGGAAGAAGACGGGTCAGTTAGCATTGAAAAAGTGCTGTTTGTTGCCCATGAAGATGACGTACATATCGGTCAACCTCTCGTGGAAGGCGCAACGGTTGAAGGCACGGTATTGCGGCATTTTCGCGCCCGGAAAGTCTTGGTGTACAAGATGAAGCCGAAAAAGAAAACTCGCAAAAAACGCGGACACCGCCAAGAAGTGACTCGTTTGATGATTAACTCGATTAATCTGAATGGGGCAGTTTTGGCTAGCGCAGAAACCGCCGAAGCGGCAACTGCGGCAGAATAA
- a CDS encoding mechanosensitive ion channel domain-containing protein, with amino-acid sequence MSYSALLPMSIFSRIFQRKATQHLLLSIVACCCIFWSHPPTPSYAQTPATPVISFRQRAPVAIDGRVLFFVSDTANRRATERAQEINAILARLVETPAPPQVEIAQENQLTTLRINNRHLVTVTSEDLREGLTTTEQARMWQQQVIDAFQLAQTERSPLYMRQASIASAIVLAGAIAGHLFLQVSGQFLAAKLGEWLTRNPVLGGEWDDPLKRFVRLGFSGLQVGLWLAVGYFLTDLFPWTRRWRYELFNLFFASLTAPVFTLDQRGYSILDILLLIVFGVLLWLGVRSVTKLFQSRLLNHSHIDRRMQDVLAIAFQSILMFVGLTIILQMWGLNVSSLAIIASVLGVGIGFGLQNIANNLMSGLIITLERNIQVGDFVEVSNLMGTVEYVGARSTRILTLDQVTIIVPNSRFLESEVINWSHSSPVCRLHLPVGVAYRSDPSQVRSLLLEVAKGHPDVLMNPPPQVFFRGFGESALNFDLLIWTREPRKQFFLKSELYFRVEKVLRQHHITVPFPQRDLHLSPQLEEMFSDLLARSNGYPSPDRRTRTPRESLPLNDRQLREIVAQMQGEGGVEVKDRTHRQNLYPACFIGAEAVDWWIATQQLTRSQALQLGQLLCDRAWIESVSDEGAFEDGYQFYRFSPAIHQGEG; translated from the coding sequence TTGAGCTATTCTGCCTTACTTCCCATGTCCATCTTTAGCCGAATTTTTCAGCGAAAAGCTACTCAGCATCTCCTCCTCTCGATTGTCGCCTGTTGTTGTATTTTTTGGAGCCATCCCCCAACCCCCAGTTACGCCCAAACACCAGCCACCCCAGTCATTAGCTTTCGCCAACGCGCCCCCGTTGCCATTGATGGACGGGTGTTATTTTTCGTCAGCGATACGGCGAACCGTCGCGCCACCGAACGCGCCCAGGAAATTAACGCGATTTTAGCCCGTTTGGTTGAAACGCCAGCCCCTCCGCAAGTGGAGATTGCCCAAGAAAATCAACTGACGACGCTGCGAATTAATAACCGTCATTTGGTGACAGTCACTTCCGAGGATTTGCGCGAGGGATTAACCACCACCGAACAGGCGCGAATGTGGCAGCAGCAAGTGATAGATGCGTTTCAACTGGCGCAAACAGAGCGATCGCCTCTTTATATGCGCCAAGCGTCGATCGCCTCTGCAATCGTCTTAGCGGGGGCGATCGCGGGACATTTGTTCTTACAAGTCAGCGGTCAGTTTCTGGCGGCGAAGCTTGGCGAGTGGTTAACCCGCAATCCCGTTTTGGGGGGAGAATGGGACGATCCCTTGAAGCGGTTTGTGCGGTTGGGGTTTAGCGGGTTGCAGGTGGGTTTGTGGCTGGCGGTTGGCTATTTTCTTACCGATTTGTTTCCTTGGACGCGGCGATGGCGTTACGAATTATTTAACCTCTTTTTTGCCAGTCTCACCGCCCCCGTTTTTACCCTCGATCAACGCGGCTATTCGATTCTCGATATTCTGCTGTTAATTGTTTTTGGGGTGTTGCTGTGGCTTGGGGTGCGTTCTGTCACCAAGCTGTTTCAGTCTCGGTTGCTGAACCATTCGCATATCGATCGCCGGATGCAGGATGTGTTGGCGATCGCGTTTCAGTCGATCTTGATGTTCGTGGGATTGACGATTATCCTGCAAATGTGGGGCCTTAATGTCAGTTCCCTGGCGATTATTGCGAGCGTTCTGGGGGTGGGGATTGGTTTTGGCTTGCAGAATATTGCCAATAACCTGATGAGTGGTTTGATTATTACCCTAGAACGGAATATTCAAGTTGGCGATTTTGTGGAAGTCTCGAACTTGATGGGGACGGTGGAATATGTGGGGGCGCGCAGTACCCGCATTTTAACGTTGGATCAGGTCACGATTATTGTCCCGAATTCTCGCTTTTTGGAATCGGAGGTGATTAACTGGAGTCACAGCAGTCCGGTGTGTCGCCTGCATCTCCCGGTTGGGGTAGCCTACCGTTCCGATCCCTCTCAGGTGCGATCGCTCTTGTTAGAGGTGGCTAAAGGTCATCCCGATGTGCTGATGAACCCGCCTCCCCAAGTCTTTTTCCGAGGGTTCGGCGAAAGCGCTTTGAATTTTGATTTGTTAATTTGGACGCGGGAACCGCGCAAGCAGTTTTTTCTCAAAAGTGAGTTATACTTCCGGGTTGAGAAGGTGCTGCGTCAGCATCACATTACAGTCCCGTTTCCTCAGCGCGACTTGCATTTGTCGCCTCAGCTTGAGGAAATGTTCTCGGATCTGCTCGCTCGCTCTAACGGTTATCCATCCCCTGACCGGAGAACGCGTACCCCTAGGGAAAGTCTACCCCTGAACGATCGCCAACTTCGGGAGATTGTCGCCCAAATGCAAGGGGAAGGAGGAGTTGAGGTGAAGGATCGCACCCATCGTCAGAATCTTTATCCCGCCTGTTTTATTGGTGCAGAGGCTGTGGATTGGTGGATTGCGACTCAGCAGCTCACGCGATCGCAAGCTCTACAATTAGGGCAGCTTTTGTGCGATCGCGCTTGGATTGAATCGGTTTCTGATGAGGGCGCATTTGAGGATGGCTATCAGTTTTATCGCTTTAGCCCCGCGATCCATCAGGGTGAGGGGTAA
- a CDS encoding diguanylate cyclase, with translation MPKSNPTHNQVTQRLQQKIKQLQQENQDLRLTLLTAVEHGDCIERQLQAMNQQLQQEIRDRQRAELKLRAILDLISQQKQDLEITLQILTEHGDMLDVQWLRKVSELDRLATVDFLTQLANRRKLEQYLTQQWELMDREQAPLTVMLCDIDYFKQYNDAYGHLAGDRCLKEIAEVLNEMVSDRESLVSRYGGEEFAIILPRTARSDALELAQRIRDRLQEKSIPHRYSQVSDWVTLSLGGISQIPHPQLKPDDWILQADRCLYQAKQGGKNQALIQ, from the coding sequence ATGCCTAAAAGCAATCCAACGCACAACCAAGTCACCCAACGTTTGCAACAAAAGATTAAACAGCTTCAACAGGAAAACCAGGATTTGCGCCTGACGTTGCTGACAGCAGTCGAACATGGCGATTGTATTGAAAGACAGTTGCAAGCGATGAATCAGCAACTGCAACAGGAAATTCGCGATCGCCAACGCGCTGAGTTAAAGTTAAGAGCCATCTTAGATTTAATTTCGCAACAAAAACAGGACTTAGAGATTACGCTGCAAATTCTCACCGAACATGGCGATATGCTCGATGTCCAGTGGTTGAGGAAAGTCAGCGAATTAGATCGCCTAGCGACGGTTGATTTCCTGACTCAGTTGGCTAATCGTCGTAAATTAGAACAATATCTGACTCAGCAATGGGAGTTAATGGATCGCGAACAAGCACCGCTAACGGTTATGCTATGCGACATTGATTATTTCAAACAATACAATGATGCTTACGGTCATTTAGCAGGCGATCGCTGTTTGAAAGAGATTGCTGAAGTCTTAAATGAAATGGTGAGCGATCGCGAAAGTTTAGTCTCTCGCTATGGGGGTGAAGAGTTTGCCATTATCTTACCGCGAACTGCCCGATCCGATGCCCTAGAACTTGCCCAAAGGATTCGCGATCGCCTGCAAGAAAAATCGATTCCCCATCGCTACTCCCAAGTCAGCGATTGGGTGACGTTGAGCTTGGGTGGAATCAGCCAAATTCCCCATCCTCAACTCAAACCAGACGATTGGATTTTACAAGCCGATCGCTGTTTATATCAAGCAAAGCAAGGAGGAAAAAATCAAGCGCTGATTCAATAA
- a CDS encoding FHA domain-containing protein, translating to MLAEPVCIQLSWQDPETGELQQPTLQLPIALGRELEQLPTTLGDRTVARVVLNNKQVSRFHALIDLSGQQIIFTDRSANGTFIQKQHLHHASLPLAPQDRIEIGPYHISINIKGEYDPHATEAHALSKTQLRVSRNFWTQPWVVILLGTALALLMGFCSWLVVTQLLRLYRPQVPITSPENRN from the coding sequence ATGCTAGCTGAACCCGTCTGCATTCAACTCAGTTGGCAAGATCCCGAAACGGGCGAACTGCAACAACCCACCTTGCAGCTACCGATTGCTTTGGGTCGAGAATTAGAACAACTTCCTACAACTTTAGGCGATCGCACTGTTGCTCGCGTTGTCCTCAATAACAAACAAGTCTCGCGATTTCACGCCCTGATTGACCTTTCCGGTCAACAAATTATTTTCACAGACCGCAGCGCCAACGGCACCTTCATTCAAAAACAACACCTCCACCATGCCAGCTTGCCCCTAGCGCCGCAAGACCGCATTGAGATTGGCCCTTATCACATTTCCATTAACATCAAAGGAGAATACGACCCCCACGCCACCGAAGCGCACGCCTTGTCCAAAACCCAACTGAGAGTTTCCCGCAACTTTTGGACTCAACCTTGGGTCGTCATTTTACTCGGAACAGCGCTAGCGTTGTTGATGGGGTTCTGTTCTTGGTTGGTTGTCACCCAACTGCTCAGACTCTACCGCCCTCAAGTTCCCATTACCTCTCCTGAAAACAGAAATTAA
- a CDS encoding adenylate/guanylate cyclase domain-containing protein, with translation MVEPHSSSELERLRQEVAQLQQAIADLEITLSTTIEHGDTIEAELFAANQKLSQEITERQRAQATLQSILETVTRDKSDLELMLQTITEHGDALEYELYNRAVESMRQSEDQFRAIAEATPVAIILGRLPEGTIKYANTMLAELLDLEAQSLVNCPFQSFYHDPDDAERLMHQFNQNGFVRNHEILIKKANGSTFWASASLNPLIFQGEPTLLISLFDISQRKQVEAALRESEAQLREQAEYLEQCVEERTAQLQTAEAELRGLFAAMTEVILVVDRQGQVLKVASTNPDLLYKPTDEQLGSTLHEVFPTAQADTFLGHVQRALNHQETVKLEYSLHIQNREMWFSAHISPLSAETAIWVARDITERTQAEAALRESERQLRQQNTVLLDLAASRALNQGDFQTAIQEITEECARAIAVERVSIWLLDKNHSTLECVDLFEQTPNRHTQGLQLVAQDYPAYFQALQDEQSIAATDAQTDPRTCEFTENYLKPLNIAAMLDIPVRPGGQLVGVICFEQIGTPRHWRLEEQNFARSIADLVTLALEARERKRAELALQQAEEKYRSIFENAAEGIFQASLEKRYISANPALAQIYGYDSPAELLAAITDLSGQLYVQPRRWDELTAYMERFDAISACESQVYRQDGTPIWISENIRVVKDTRGQLLYYEGTVQDITARRRAEDELHRQRRTTERLLLNILPQAIAERLKQGPKNIADSFAEVTVLFADIVNFTELSSQITPIELLERLNHIFSAFDRLAAQYSLEKIKTIGDAYMVVGGVPTPRIDSAEAVADMALAMQAEAIALSRELQQPFALRIGMNTGAVVAGVIGTKKFSYDLWGDTVNVASRMESQGEPGKIQVTQATYARLKGKYRMEARGAIAIKGKGEMVTYWLLGQEED, from the coding sequence GTGGTAGAACCCCATTCTTCTTCAGAACTCGAACGCCTGCGCCAAGAAGTGGCCCAACTTCAGCAGGCGATCGCTGACTTGGAAATTACCCTCTCAACCACCATCGAACATGGCGACACCATCGAAGCCGAACTATTCGCCGCCAACCAAAAACTCTCCCAAGAAATTACCGAACGCCAGCGCGCCCAAGCCACCCTACAATCGATCTTAGAAACGGTGACGCGGGATAAAAGCGACTTAGAGCTAATGCTGCAAACCATCACCGAACATGGCGACGCCTTAGAGTACGAACTTTATAACCGCGCCGTCGAGTCGATGCGCCAAAGCGAAGATCAATTTCGCGCGATCGCCGAAGCCACCCCCGTCGCCATCATCCTCGGTCGCCTGCCAGAGGGTACAATCAAATATGCCAACACCATGCTGGCAGAACTCCTCGACCTTGAGGCCCAATCTCTAGTCAACTGCCCCTTCCAAAGCTTCTACCATGACCCAGATGATGCCGAACGCCTCATGCATCAATTCAACCAGAATGGGTTTGTCCGCAATCACGAAATTTTAATTAAAAAAGCCAACGGCAGCACCTTCTGGGCTTCAGCATCCCTCAATCCTTTAATCTTTCAAGGCGAACCCACCCTGCTGATTAGCCTATTTGACATCAGCCAGCGCAAACAAGTGGAAGCCGCCCTGCGCGAGTCAGAAGCCCAACTGCGCGAACAAGCCGAATATCTCGAACAATGCGTAGAAGAACGCACCGCCCAACTCCAAACCGCAGAAGCCGAACTGCGGGGCTTATTTGCCGCCATGACCGAAGTCATCCTCGTCGTCGATCGACAAGGACAAGTGCTAAAAGTCGCCTCCACCAACCCCGATCTCTTATATAAACCCACCGACGAACAACTGGGCAGCACCCTACACGAAGTCTTTCCCACCGCCCAAGCCGACACCTTTTTGGGTCACGTCCAACGGGCCCTCAACCATCAGGAAACCGTCAAACTAGAATACAGCCTGCACATTCAAAACCGCGAAATGTGGTTTTCGGCCCATATTTCCCCCCTCTCGGCAGAAACTGCCATTTGGGTAGCGCGGGATATCACCGAACGCACCCAAGCCGAAGCCGCCTTGCGGGAAAGCGAACGCCAACTGCGCCAACAAAACACCGTCTTGCTCGATCTCGCGGCCAGTCGCGCCCTGAACCAGGGGGATTTTCAAACCGCCATTCAAGAAATTACCGAAGAATGTGCTAGAGCGATCGCCGTAGAACGGGTTAGTATCTGGTTGCTCGATAAGAATCACTCTACCCTCGAATGCGTCGATCTATTTGAGCAAACCCCCAACCGCCATACCCAAGGTTTGCAACTGGTTGCCCAAGACTACCCTGCCTATTTCCAAGCCTTGCAAGATGAACAAAGCATCGCCGCCACCGATGCCCAAACCGATCCGAGAACCTGCGAATTTACTGAAAACTACCTCAAACCGCTCAATATTGCCGCCATGCTGGATATCCCCGTTCGACCTGGGGGTCAACTCGTCGGCGTCATTTGCTTTGAACAGATTGGCACTCCCCGCCATTGGCGTTTAGAAGAACAAAACTTTGCTCGTTCCATTGCCGATTTAGTGACGTTAGCCCTTGAAGCCAGGGAACGCAAGCGGGCCGAACTTGCCTTACAACAAGCCGAAGAAAAATATCGCAGTATCTTTGAAAATGCCGCAGAAGGTATCTTTCAAGCCTCTTTAGAGAAACGCTATATTAGTGCCAATCCAGCCCTAGCCCAAATTTACGGCTATGACTCCCCGGCTGAATTGCTGGCTGCTATTACCGATTTGTCTGGGCAACTTTACGTTCAACCCCGACGTTGGGACGAACTCACCGCCTATATGGAACGGTTTGATGCGATCTCGGCTTGCGAATCCCAAGTGTATCGCCAGGATGGAACCCCCATTTGGATTTCTGAGAATATTCGGGTGGTTAAAGATACTCGCGGGCAACTGCTGTACTATGAAGGCACTGTTCAAGATATTACGGCGCGTCGGCGGGCTGAAGATGAATTGCACCGCCAGCGCCGCACCACAGAACGCCTCTTGCTGAATATCTTGCCGCAAGCGATCGCCGAACGCCTCAAGCAAGGCCCGAAAAATATCGCCGATAGTTTTGCTGAAGTGACGGTGCTGTTTGCCGATATTGTGAACTTTACCGAACTCTCTTCGCAGATTACCCCCATTGAGTTGCTAGAACGGTTGAACCATATCTTCTCTGCCTTCGATCGCTTGGCCGCCCAGTATAGTTTAGAGAAGATTAAAACCATTGGGGATGCCTATATGGTGGTTGGGGGCGTCCCGACTCCGCGCATTGATAGCGCTGAGGCGGTTGCGGATATGGCACTCGCCATGCAAGCTGAGGCGATCGCCCTGAGTCGCGAACTGCAACAACCCTTCGCCTTGCGGATCGGCATGAATACAGGTGCAGTGGTAGCGGGCGTGATTGGCACCAAAAAGTTTAGCTACGATTTATGGGGCGATACCGTCAATGTGGCTTCGCGGATGGAATCTCAAGGAGAACCGGGCAAAATTCAGGTGACTCAAGCGACTTACGCACGCCTCAAGGGGAAATATCGCATGGAAGCGCGAGGGGCGATCGCAATTAAGGGTAAGGGGGAAATGGTAACGTATTGGTTGCTGGGTCAGGAGGAAGATTAA
- a CDS encoding aspartate carbamoyltransferase catalytic subunit, with translation MGTTTWTRRHILSLADFRPEEYNTILQTAASFSEVLSRRTKKVPTLQGQVVANLFFEPSTRTRNSFEIAAKRLSADTLNFAPGTSSLTKGETILDTAKTYLAMGTDMMVIRHREAGVPNAIAAEMERLGAKVGVLNAGDGQHEHPSQALLDLFTICSRLDASHPRIELLAGKKVAIVGDIIHSRVARSNIWSLLATGAQVHLAGPPTLLPKWFASFTQTADTPADYASRLFVHWDVVPALQEADFVMTLRLQKERMTQHLLPSLREYHQRFGITRDRLHLCQPDVQILHPGPVNRGVEISSDLMDDPKLSLIAQQVTSGVAVRMALLYLMGGGK, from the coding sequence ATGGGTACTACAACTTGGACGCGCCGACATATTCTTTCTCTAGCGGATTTTCGTCCAGAGGAATACAATACAATTTTGCAAACGGCGGCTAGCTTTTCGGAAGTGTTGAGTCGGCGAACAAAGAAAGTCCCCACGTTGCAAGGACAAGTGGTGGCTAATTTGTTTTTTGAACCTTCTACCAGAACTCGCAACAGCTTTGAAATTGCAGCCAAACGCCTATCCGCCGATACGCTAAATTTTGCGCCGGGGACTTCTTCGCTAACCAAAGGCGAAACAATTTTAGATACGGCGAAGACCTATTTGGCGATGGGAACGGATATGATGGTGATCCGACATCGCGAAGCTGGGGTACCAAATGCGATCGCAGCCGAGATGGAACGCTTAGGCGCGAAAGTGGGCGTTCTCAATGCTGGCGACGGACAACACGAACATCCCTCCCAAGCGTTACTCGATTTATTTACCATTTGTTCGCGTCTAGATGCCAGCCATCCCCGGATAGAGTTACTTGCGGGTAAGAAAGTGGCTATTGTGGGGGATATTATTCACTCGCGGGTTGCCCGGTCTAATATTTGGAGTTTACTGGCAACGGGGGCGCAAGTCCACCTCGCCGGCCCACCAACGCTACTCCCTAAATGGTTTGCAAGTTTTACCCAAACGGCAGATACTCCCGCAGACTACGCTAGCCGCCTATTCGTTCATTGGGATGTGGTTCCGGCGTTGCAAGAGGCTGATTTTGTGATGACGTTGCGCTTGCAAAAGGAACGGATGACGCAGCATTTACTCCCCAGTTTACGAGAATATCATCAACGGTTTGGGATTACGCGCGATCGCCTCCACTTGTGCCAGCCCGATGTCCAAATTTTACACCCCGGCCCGGTCAATCGCGGCGTTGAAATTAGTTCCGATTTAATGGACGATCCTAAACTCAGTTTAATTGCTCAACAGGTCACGAGCGGGGTTGCAGTGCGGATGGCGTTACTCTATTTAATGGGCGGTGGAAAGTAA
- the hemB gene encoding porphobilinogen synthase: MFPTHRPRRLRTSPQLRRMVRETVVTTHDLIYPLFAVPGSGVANEVKSMPGVYQLSVDKIVEEAKEVYDLGIPSIILFGIPDTKDEEATGAWHDCGIVQKAATAVKEAVPDLVVVADTCLCEYTSHGHCGYLEVGDLTGRVLNDPTLELLKKTAISQAQAGADIIAPSGMMDGFVQAIREALDEAGFQDTPIMSYAAKYASAYYGPFRDAADSTPQFGDRRTYQMDPGNSREALKEIELDIAEGADMLMVKPALAYMDIIWQVKQASNLPVAAYNVSGEYSMVKAAALNGWIDEERVVMETLTSFKRAGADLILTYHAKDAARWLKA; the protein is encoded by the coding sequence ATGTTCCCAACTCATCGCCCTCGCCGCCTTCGCACCTCTCCCCAACTGCGTCGCATGGTTCGCGAGACGGTTGTTACAACCCACGATTTAATCTATCCGTTATTTGCGGTACCCGGTAGCGGCGTTGCGAATGAAGTCAAATCCATGCCGGGAGTTTACCAGCTTTCCGTTGATAAAATTGTTGAGGAAGCCAAGGAAGTTTACGATTTAGGCATTCCCTCCATCATCTTATTTGGCATTCCCGATACCAAGGATGAGGAGGCAACCGGGGCATGGCATGATTGTGGCATTGTCCAAAAAGCAGCCACGGCGGTGAAGGAAGCCGTTCCCGATTTAGTGGTGGTTGCTGATACCTGTCTGTGCGAATATACCAGTCATGGACATTGCGGTTATTTGGAAGTTGGGGATTTAACGGGCAGAGTGTTAAACGACCCCACCTTAGAATTATTGAAGAAAACGGCTATTTCTCAAGCCCAAGCCGGGGCGGATATTATTGCGCCATCGGGGATGATGGATGGGTTTGTGCAAGCCATTCGCGAAGCCTTGGATGAGGCGGGGTTCCAAGATACGCCCATTATGTCCTATGCGGCAAAATACGCCTCAGCTTATTATGGCCCCTTCCGGGATGCGGCAGACTCTACCCCGCAATTTGGCGATCGCAGAACCTACCAAATGGACCCCGGTAACAGCCGCGAAGCCCTTAAGGAAATTGAGTTAGACATTGCTGAAGGCGCAGATATGCTAATGGTGAAACCCGCCTTAGCTTACATGGATATCATCTGGCAAGTGAAGCAAGCAAGCAACCTCCCCGTAGCCGCCTATAACGTTTCGGGTGAATATTCGATGGTGAAAGCCGCTGCTTTAAATGGTTGGATTGATGAAGAACGAGTCGTCATGGAAACCCTAACCAGTTTCAAGCGTGCTGGGGCTGATTTAATTCTCACCTATCACGCCAAAGATGCAGCCCGTTGGCTGAAAGCTTAG